One genomic region from Spirosoma sp. KCTC 42546 encodes:
- a CDS encoding amidohydrolase: MKRLLLLFSTLSALLSGCSFKKKADLLVKNALVYTADSSFSTADAFVVSDGKFLAVGKGQAFADQYDATTTVDLAGKPVYPGFFDPHSHFLGLGQVLDQADLVGAESYDEVIERLKTFYKTHPNVLWLTGRGWDQNDWPGQAFPTKEKLDAAFPTIPVALMRVDGHALFVNSKALRLANVTAGSKLPGGEVLMENGQPTGVLVDNAMQLIKRVIPRPDNADKARMLLNAQKACFALGLTTISDAGISPDEINLIDSLQQSGKLKIRDYAMISLGEPNMNYFLKRGPFQTDRLTVRAFKLYADGALGSRGACLRQPYSDRPETGGFLLLAPTELERVTKLLYASKFQANTHCIGDSANHLMLDLYGKLLKGKNDRRWRIEHAQVVSPEDVLKFGQYSIIPSVQPTHATSDMYWAADRLGPIRVKGAYAFNDLMKQNSLIAFGSDFPVEAVNPLFGFHSAVARQDAKNFPEGGYQMENAVDRKSALLAMTRWAAYANFEDQLRGCIAPGKQADFVVLDQDIMTVPNQKIRQTKVKQTWIGGERVF; this comes from the coding sequence ATGAAACGTCTTCTACTGCTATTTTCTACTCTTTCGGCCCTATTATCAGGCTGTTCGTTCAAAAAAAAAGCTGATTTACTAGTCAAGAATGCGCTCGTTTATACGGCAGATTCAAGTTTTTCAACTGCCGATGCGTTTGTGGTTAGTGATGGAAAATTTCTGGCAGTAGGGAAAGGGCAAGCGTTTGCCGATCAATATGATGCCACCACAACAGTCGACCTTGCCGGAAAACCCGTTTACCCTGGCTTTTTCGATCCCCATTCTCACTTTCTGGGACTGGGCCAAGTACTCGATCAGGCTGACCTGGTTGGCGCAGAATCGTATGATGAAGTGATTGAACGATTGAAAACGTTTTATAAAACTCACCCAAACGTACTGTGGCTTACTGGGCGGGGTTGGGACCAGAATGACTGGCCTGGTCAGGCTTTCCCAACCAAAGAAAAACTAGATGCTGCGTTCCCAACTATACCGGTCGCATTGATGCGCGTAGATGGTCATGCGCTGTTTGTGAACTCCAAAGCCCTTCGATTAGCCAATGTAACCGCCGGTTCGAAACTACCGGGGGGCGAAGTTCTCATGGAAAATGGTCAGCCAACAGGTGTATTGGTAGATAATGCTATGCAGCTCATCAAGCGTGTGATTCCAAGGCCCGATAATGCCGATAAAGCCCGGATGTTATTGAATGCCCAAAAGGCTTGTTTTGCGCTGGGACTTACCACTATATCCGATGCTGGCATTAGCCCCGACGAAATCAACCTGATCGACAGCCTGCAACAGAGCGGCAAACTCAAGATTCGCGATTATGCGATGATTAGCCTCGGCGAACCGAACATGAATTACTTCCTGAAACGGGGTCCTTTCCAGACAGATCGACTAACTGTTCGGGCATTTAAACTCTATGCCGATGGCGCTTTAGGCTCACGCGGAGCCTGCCTGCGCCAACCTTACAGCGACCGCCCCGAAACTGGAGGGTTTCTCTTGCTTGCCCCCACTGAGCTGGAACGCGTCACAAAACTCCTTTATGCGTCTAAATTTCAGGCGAATACCCACTGCATTGGTGACTCTGCCAACCATTTGATGCTCGATTTGTATGGCAAGCTTCTAAAAGGCAAGAATGACCGCCGGTGGCGAATCGAGCACGCCCAGGTTGTATCGCCCGAAGATGTCTTGAAGTTTGGTCAGTATTCAATTATTCCATCCGTACAGCCAACACATGCCACCTCAGATATGTACTGGGCCGCCGACAGGCTGGGGCCAATTCGCGTAAAAGGAGCTTATGCGTTTAATGATCTGATGAAACAGAATAGCCTCATTGCCTTTGGTAGTGACTTCCCGGTAGAAGCGGTTAATCCTTTATTTGGGTTTCATTCGGCAGTGGCTCGCCAGGATGCTAAAAACTTTCCGGAAGGCGGCTACCAAATGGAGAATGCTGTTGATCGAAAGTCGGCGCTACTCGCCATGACTCGCTGGGCCGCGTATGCCAACTTTGAAGATCAACTACGAGGCTGTATCGCGCCAGGCAAACAGGCTGACTTCGTGGTGCTTGACCAGGACATTATGACCGTTCCGAATCAGAAAATTCGCCAGACGAAAGTGAAACAAACCTGGATCGGTGGCGAGCGGGTATTCTAA
- a CDS encoding TolC family protein: MKLSSWLLFACLPLSVFAQQPQNAIQRAQQRTFTLATLPQPGELLTLPQAIEQAVGKNYQIHINRSLEEIAKNNYTKGNAGYLPSLTFNGNSNGGVQNFRQTFIGGSPAPREGRGIFNRTSNLGLNLNYTIFNGYSRRTVYTQLQQLLQISTVNTRANIEATLASVATSYYDVVRQLQRLIAFSQALDISRERLELAKANYEVGTRSKVDFLSAQVDYNTDSAALLSQEQALRNAKIVLNNVLIRDPQTEFAVRDTIIARPNLQLLPLQQSLTTNNPLLAAAVLNRTVVGLNVELANAAQLPLVTATAGYSYQFQDNQGGFGVETGRTSALNYNIVASIPIFNGYNLKRQIQNARVNTIIAQDQEANQRLQLQTALSQTYQAYQNSLQLLNLELLNNQLANQNVEIAYDRYRIGNSTFVEFRDVQRNAINAQTRLIEAEFSAKAAEIELLRLSSTITQDLGQ; this comes from the coding sequence ATGAAACTCAGCAGTTGGCTTCTTTTTGCTTGTCTTCCTCTTTCTGTCTTTGCTCAACAGCCCCAAAATGCCATCCAACGTGCTCAGCAACGCACTTTTACGCTCGCCACTCTTCCTCAACCGGGAGAGTTACTAACGCTTCCACAGGCGATTGAACAGGCAGTTGGCAAGAACTATCAAATCCATATTAACCGTTCGCTGGAGGAGATTGCCAAAAACAACTACACAAAAGGTAACGCAGGGTATTTGCCTTCCTTAACATTTAATGGTAATTCAAATGGCGGGGTTCAAAATTTTCGGCAAACATTCATTGGAGGATCGCCAGCGCCCAGAGAGGGGCGAGGTATTTTTAACCGTACGTCTAATTTGGGCCTAAACCTAAATTACACCATCTTCAATGGCTATTCTCGCCGGACAGTCTATACGCAGCTTCAACAGTTGCTACAGATAAGTACTGTGAATACCCGCGCGAACATAGAGGCTACCTTGGCCAGTGTAGCAACCAGCTATTACGATGTTGTTCGCCAATTGCAACGGCTGATAGCCTTTAGCCAGGCACTCGATATTTCACGTGAACGGCTGGAACTGGCCAAGGCGAATTACGAAGTTGGCACACGCTCGAAAGTTGATTTTTTGAGTGCTCAAGTTGATTATAATACCGATAGTGCGGCTCTACTTTCGCAGGAACAGGCGTTACGAAACGCAAAGATTGTTCTAAATAATGTGCTGATTCGTGATCCACAAACGGAGTTTGCCGTTCGGGACACAATCATTGCCCGGCCAAACTTGCAATTGCTTCCACTTCAACAATCGCTAACAACAAATAACCCATTACTTGCAGCGGCTGTCCTTAACCGCACAGTGGTTGGTCTTAATGTAGAATTAGCCAATGCAGCACAATTACCGCTCGTTACAGCCACGGCAGGATACAGTTACCAGTTCCAGGATAACCAGGGAGGATTTGGGGTGGAAACTGGCCGAACTAGTGCGCTTAACTATAACATAGTTGCCTCAATTCCGATTTTTAATGGCTATAACCTGAAACGCCAGATTCAGAATGCTCGTGTTAATACAATTATTGCTCAGGATCAGGAAGCCAACCAGCGACTCCAACTTCAAACGGCTCTGAGCCAGACCTATCAGGCTTATCAGAATAGTTTACAGCTGTTAAACCTGGAACTATTGAATAACCAATTAGCAAATCAGAACGTCGAGATTGCCTATGACCGTTACCGCATAGGCAATTCCACTTTTGTTGAGTTTCGCGATGTGCAACGTAATGCCATCAACGCACAAACCCGTCTGATTGAGGCCGAATTCAGTGCAAAAGCTGCTGAAATTGAATTGCTCCGTCTTAGTAGTACTATTACCCAGGATCTTGGACAGTAA
- a CDS encoding DNA topoisomerase IB — MNLLELAHDPVQTARAARLVYMSDTMPGIHRQRVGNHFTYVDPKGNPLEDETTLARIRSMTLPPAWESVWISPKANGHLQATGIDTKNRKQYRYHTKWNAIRSETKFFRMVAFGEALPLLRERLAKDLKTSTLSREKVIAIALSVMEQTLIRVGNAAYEKEYGSYGLTTLKNRHVKLEGNEARFSFKGKKGIYHDITLHDRRLSRLVKACRDLPGKELFQYIDPNGDRHSIDSGMVNDYLHDTMGDDFSAKDFRTWAGTVNALRLLVELEPCDTEKDLKKNVNTVLDEVAHQLGNTRTVCRKHYVHPQILEAYECQDLNPYIKQKTRFRQSSPFGLDGVEKLLLKFLKDQIKVVK, encoded by the coding sequence GTGAATTTACTGGAATTAGCACACGATCCGGTCCAGACCGCCCGAGCCGCCCGGCTTGTGTACATGAGCGACACAATGCCGGGTATTCATCGTCAGCGCGTGGGTAATCATTTTACTTACGTCGATCCCAAAGGCAACCCGCTTGAGGATGAAACAACATTAGCCCGTATCCGAAGCATGACCTTGCCACCGGCTTGGGAAAGCGTCTGGATCAGCCCCAAAGCCAATGGGCATTTACAGGCAACGGGCATCGACACCAAAAATCGGAAGCAATACCGCTACCATACAAAGTGGAACGCCATTCGGAGTGAAACAAAATTTTTCCGAATGGTGGCCTTTGGTGAAGCACTGCCGCTGCTTCGAGAACGACTGGCCAAAGACCTGAAAACCAGTACACTTTCTCGGGAGAAAGTAATTGCTATTGCGCTCAGCGTGATGGAACAAACATTGATCAGGGTAGGAAATGCCGCCTACGAAAAAGAATATGGGTCTTATGGCCTGACAACGCTTAAAAACCGGCATGTGAAGCTCGAGGGCAATGAGGCTCGCTTTAGCTTTAAAGGCAAAAAAGGTATTTACCACGACATTACCCTCCACGATCGGCGATTATCGCGCTTAGTGAAAGCCTGTAGAGACCTTCCAGGAAAAGAGTTATTTCAATATATCGATCCAAACGGCGATCGCCACTCTATCGACTCGGGTATGGTGAATGATTATTTACACGATACGATGGGCGATGATTTTTCGGCAAAAGATTTCCGTACATGGGCCGGAACCGTGAACGCGTTACGGCTTCTAGTTGAGCTGGAGCCTTGCGATACGGAGAAAGATCTGAAGAAAAATGTAAACACGGTGCTGGACGAAGTAGCCCATCAATTAGGAAACACCCGTACTGTTTGCCGAAAGCATTATGTACATCCGCAAATTCTGGAAGCCTACGAATGCCAGGATTTGAATCCGTACATCAAACAAAAAACCAGATTCCGCCAAAGCAGCCCTTTTGGACTTGACGGCGTTGAAAAATTGCTCCTGAAATTTCTGAAAGACCAGATTAAGGTGGTGAAGTAA
- the sucD gene encoding succinate--CoA ligase subunit alpha: MSVLVNKDSKVIVQGFTGSEGSFHAQQMIEYGTSVVGGVTPGKGGQTHLDRPVFNTVQQAVEQAGANVSIIFVPPAFAADAIMEAAEAGIKVIICITEGIPTEDMVAVKNYLADKDVRLIGPNCPGVMTAEECKVGIMPGFIFKKGRIGIVSKSGTLTYEAVDQLTKAGLGQSTAIGIGGDPIIGTTTKQAVELLMNDPDTDAIVMIGEIGGGMEAEAARWIKADGNRKPVVGFIAGQTAPKGRRMGHAGAIVGGADDTAAAKMAIMRECGIHVVESPALIGDTMLKALGKN, from the coding sequence ATGTCTGTTTTAGTCAACAAAGATTCTAAAGTTATCGTCCAGGGCTTTACTGGCTCGGAAGGCAGTTTTCATGCCCAGCAGATGATCGAATATGGTACCAGCGTTGTTGGGGGCGTAACACCTGGGAAAGGTGGCCAAACGCACCTCGACCGGCCCGTATTCAACACCGTTCAGCAGGCTGTTGAACAGGCTGGAGCCAATGTTTCCATCATTTTCGTGCCGCCTGCCTTTGCAGCTGACGCCATTATGGAAGCTGCTGAAGCCGGTATTAAGGTAATCATCTGTATTACTGAAGGTATTCCGACAGAAGACATGGTAGCTGTAAAAAACTACTTAGCCGATAAGGATGTACGGCTCATTGGGCCAAACTGCCCCGGTGTTATGACTGCCGAAGAATGTAAGGTGGGTATCATGCCTGGCTTTATCTTTAAGAAAGGCCGTATTGGTATCGTTTCCAAGTCGGGAACGCTTACCTACGAAGCTGTTGATCAGTTAACCAAAGCAGGTCTTGGGCAATCGACGGCTATTGGTATTGGGGGTGACCCAATCATCGGTACAACAACCAAACAGGCTGTTGAACTGCTCATGAACGACCCAGATACCGATGCAATTGTTATGATTGGCGAAATTGGTGGTGGCATGGAGGCTGAAGCCGCTCGCTGGATTAAAGCTGATGGCAATCGTAAACCTGTGGTTGGCTTCATTGCTGGTCAGACTGCCCCAAAAGGCCGCCGGATGGGGCACGCTGGTGCTATTGTTGGCGGAGCCGATGATACAGCAGCCGCTAAAATGGCCATTATGCGTGAATGTGGTATCCATGTTGTTGAGTCTCCTGCCCTTATTGGCGACACAATGCTGAAAGCGTTGGGAAAAAATTAA
- a CDS encoding DUF4271 domain-containing protein — protein sequence MSELVTVRRFGNRIQDESRALHAFFSALIYSPKRWTFIHSLILLLIADIVIAQPRTTGIGPGGGYYPVHDFHDDFQVYDERAKAYVPYIIEQHADQTAVSVYVDLESNRHYHLLISTRQDGYLFLNAALKRKLRAGSWQVLSIDSLYRIYRQPELFLTIYGSPGLADKELFIGYPKSATQKPVVLRDDNLSVRPRPRTIYENFLGLGLLFLLASHAFLFTFYNRAFQRFYSLRDLVSMRAQDDSFLINRPLSSTNTLFALNLSFVIAYLIVFVQSRNLDVFASRTLLQGEQHLGWLVGEFFLLSGVAFLSLIGKYVALEIMGGLYKLQEVVNVHYFKILQSSLLFFTALTLLLAVFAYNTSATTWSQNALLLPLIGFYAARLTLLYFVIRSVDPIKNLYLFSYLCIVELIPLIIGLRFAL from the coding sequence ATGAGTGAATTAGTGACGGTCCGACGCTTCGGTAATCGAATTCAAGATGAGTCAAGAGCGCTCCATGCGTTTTTTAGTGCACTCATTTACTCACCGAAGCGTTGGACCTTCATTCATTCACTCATTCTTCTTTTAATAGCTGACATCGTTATTGCCCAGCCTCGTACAACGGGCATTGGACCGGGGGGAGGTTATTATCCGGTCCACGATTTCCACGATGATTTTCAGGTATACGACGAACGGGCAAAAGCTTATGTTCCTTACATCATTGAACAACATGCCGATCAGACGGCCGTAAGCGTTTACGTAGATCTGGAAAGTAATCGACATTATCATTTGCTAATATCTACCCGGCAAGACGGGTATCTATTTCTCAATGCAGCGCTTAAGCGAAAACTCCGTGCTGGTAGTTGGCAGGTATTAAGTATTGATAGCCTATACCGAATCTATCGTCAGCCTGAACTATTTCTGACTATTTACGGAAGTCCAGGGCTTGCCGATAAGGAATTATTCATTGGTTACCCCAAATCTGCTACGCAGAAACCCGTTGTTCTTCGCGATGATAACCTAAGCGTACGGCCCCGTCCCCGAACTATATACGAAAATTTTCTGGGCCTGGGATTACTGTTTCTACTGGCTTCGCATGCTTTTTTGTTTACGTTTTACAACCGCGCTTTTCAGCGCTTTTATAGTTTACGTGATTTAGTCTCCATGCGGGCTCAGGATGACTCATTTCTCATCAATAGGCCCCTGAGCAGTACCAATACGTTGTTCGCTCTTAATTTAAGCTTTGTTATTGCCTATCTGATTGTTTTTGTTCAAAGTCGTAATTTAGATGTATTTGCTTCGCGAACATTGTTGCAGGGTGAACAACACCTGGGTTGGCTGGTAGGTGAGTTCTTTTTATTAAGCGGAGTAGCCTTTCTGAGCCTGATCGGTAAATACGTTGCTTTAGAAATAATGGGTGGGCTCTATAAATTACAGGAGGTTGTTAACGTTCATTATTTTAAAATATTACAGTCGTCTTTGTTGTTTTTTACGGCTCTAACCCTTCTTCTGGCCGTATTCGCTTACAATACATCAGCTACTACATGGTCGCAGAATGCACTATTATTACCATTGATCGGATTTTATGCTGCCCGCTTAACACTTTTATACTTCGTCATACGTAGTGTAGACCCTATCAAGAATCTTTATTTATTTTCGTACCTTTGTATCGTTGAATTGATTCCCCTCATCATCGGTTTGCGTTTTGCGCTGTGA